A stretch of Palaemon carinicauda isolate YSFRI2023 chromosome 34, ASM3689809v2, whole genome shotgun sequence DNA encodes these proteins:
- the LOC137626831 gene encoding mucin-2-like: MHLSNTPYTSPAPQAPLNQPMHISNTPCNLQTPHTPLQHPIHLSNTPIHLSCTPGTSQTPHTPLLHPMPMHLLNTPYTSPATQEPLKHPIHLSNTLIHLSNIPCTSQTPHTPLLHPRHLSNTPYISPTPPCTSQTPHTPLLHPMHISNTPYTSPEPQTPLKHPTHLSNPPPPSCTSQTPQKHLHTKHLSNTPIHLSNTPCTSQTLHTPFPHSMHLSNTPYTSPTPPCTSQTPHTPLLHPRHLSNTPYTFPTPHAHLKHAIHLSCTSGNSQTPHTSLQHPLHLPNTPYTSSTPHAPLPHPMHVSNTPYTSPTPHAPLKHSIHLSCTPGTSPTPPCTSQTPNHISCTPGTSQTPHTPFQHPMHLSNTPYTSPSPQAPLNHPHTSLQNPMRLSNTPDTFPTLHAPLKHPIHLSNTHAPLKHPIHISCTPGTSQTPHTPLQNPLYLSNTPYTSTARQAPLKHPIHICNTPCTSQTPHTPLQHHMHLSHTPCTSQTPHTPLLHVRHLSNTPYISPTPLAPLKHPIHLFNTTCTSPTPHAPLKHPYTFPTSHAPLKHPINLYNTPRHLSNTPIHLSNPPCTSQTPHTHLLHIRHLSNTPYTSPTPHAPLKHSIHHSHTPCTSQTLHTPFQHPMHL, encoded by the coding sequence atgcacctctccaacaccccatacacctctcctgcACCACAGGCACCTCTCAACCAACCCATGCACATCTCAAACACCCCATGCAACTTacaaacaccccatacacctctccaacACCCAATACACCTCTCAAACACCCCCATACACCTCTCCTGCACCCCAggcacctctcaaacaccccatacacctctcctgcACCCCATGCCCATGCATCTCTTaaacaccccttacacctctcctgcAACACAGGAacctctcaaacaccccatacacctctccaacACCCTTATACACCTCTCCAACATCCCATGTacctctcaaacaccccatacacctctcctgcACCCCAggcacctctcaaacaccccatacaTCTCTCCCACACCCCCatgcacctctcaaacaccccatacacctctcctgcACCCCATGCACATCTCAAACACTCCATACACCTCTCCTGAACCCCAGACACCTCTCAAACACCCCACACAcctctccaaccccccccccccctcatgcacctctcaaacaccccaAAAACATCTGCACACCAAACACCTCTCAAACACCCCCATACACCTCtccaacaccccatgcacctctcaaaCACTCCATACACCTTTCCCACACTCCatgcacctctcaaacaccccatacacctctccaacacccccatgcacctctcaaacaccccatacacctctcctgcACCCCAggcacctctcaaacaccccatacacctTTCCAACACCGCATGCACATCTCAAACATGCCATACACCTCTCCTGCACGTCAGGCAACTCTCAAACACCCCATACATCTCTCCAACACCCCTTGCACCTCccaaacaccccatacacctcttcaacaccacatgcacctctcccacaccccatgcacgtctcaaacaccccatacacctctccaacaccccatgcacctctcaaaCACTCCATACACCTCTCTTGCACTCCAGGCACCTCTCCAACACCCCCATGCACCTCTCAGACACCCAACCACATCTCCTGCACACCAggcacctctcaaacaccccatacacctttccaacaccccatgcacctctcaaacaccccatacacctctccctcACCCCAGGCTCCTCTCAACCACCCCCATACATCTCTCCAAAATCCCATGCGCCTCTCAAACACTCCAGACACCTTTCCCACACTCCatgcacctctcaaacaccccatacacctctccaacacccatgcacctctcaaacaccccatacacATCTCCTGCACCCCAggcacctctcaaacaccccatacacctctccaaaACCCCTTGTacctctcaaacaccccatacacctctacTGCACGTCAggcacctctcaaacaccccatacaTATCTGCAACACCCCTtgcacctctcaaacaccccatacacctcttcaacaccacatgcacctctcccacaccccatgcacctctcaaacaccccatacacctctcctgcACGTCAggcacctctcaaacaccccatacatatctccaacaccccttgcacctctcaaacaccccatacacctcttcaacaccacatgcacctctcccacaccccatgcacctctcaaacaccccTACACCTTTCCAACATCCCatgcacctctcaaacaccccataAACCTCTACAACACCCCCAGGCACCTCTCAAACACCCCCATACACCTCTCCAATCCCCCatgcacctctcaaacaccccatacacATCTCTTGCACATCAggcacctctcaaacaccccatacacctctccaacaccccatgcacctctcaaaCACTCCATACACCATTCCCACACTCCATGCACCTCTCAAACACTACATACACCTTtccaacaccccatgcacctctga